A single genomic interval of Hevea brasiliensis isolate MT/VB/25A 57/8 chromosome 4, ASM3005281v1, whole genome shotgun sequence harbors:
- the LOC131179368 gene encoding S-protein homolog 6-like — MNLFNKGASFLFLILFLIIILSLEHAPTTSARLQALSVQEKFYFFPIGTKVQIYNNAGEGENVTVHCKSKDNDLGTNVLQADQSFQWKFLVNFVETTLFFYSFTWRRNTGVYDTYTAKRDLKKRCPTKCIWKVFQNGVHGFRERTGKEDLYFRWNKTYV, encoded by the coding sequence ATGAATCTCTTCAACAAAGGTGCCAGCTTCTTGTTCCTCATCTTATTCTTGATTATCATCTTATCGCTAGAGCATGCACCCACAACTTCTGCAAGACTCCAAGCATTATCTGTGCAAGAAAAATTCTATTTCTTTCCAATCGGCACGAAGGTCCAAATCTACAACAATGCAGGGGAGGGTGAAAACGTGACTGTCCATTGTAAATCAAAAGACAATGATTTAGGGACGAATGTGCTGCAAGCCGACCAGTCCTTCCAATGGAAGTTTCTTGTTAACTTCGTCGAAACTACCCTTTTCTTCTACAGCTTTACATGGAGAAGGAACACAGGCGTTTATGACACCTATACAGCGAAGAGAGACTTGAAAAAAAGGTGCCCAACAAAATGCATCTGGAAAGTTTTTCAGAATGGTGTTCATGGCTTCCGAGAAAGGACTGGAAAGGAAGATCTCTATTTCAGGTGGAATAAAACCTATGTTTAA